A DNA window from Bombus vancouverensis nearcticus chromosome 6, iyBomVanc1_principal, whole genome shotgun sequence contains the following coding sequences:
- the Sbf gene encoding SET domain binding factor isoform X2: MLGAITPTNPHEYTEMSRLADYFVVVGYDHEKERGGISNGIILQRFPEKDWPDTPFIEGIEWFCQPQGWALSTERQEPRFFVSILTDIDANRHYCACMCFNETVSILPSKPVDEEEDPVDGDSRSLVRTIPTIAHHSIMYAPKCLVLVSRLDYIETFRNCLGIIYTVYVENLGIPLETLVGNILGCIQVPPAGGPQVRFSIGAGDRQALQPPISPSLPITHSSVNLLFQQLGIRNVLVLFCAVMTEHKILFHSASYSRLTEGCRALTALMYPFRYTHVYIPLLPAALVEVLSTPTPFIMGVHSSLKHEVAELMDVIVADLDGGSIMVPDGVALPLLPEPLLSQTQDALSLVLQPELACADYAFPPLATRAPHSPMLDKELRAVFMRTFAQLLQGYRSCLTLIRIHPKPVITFHKAAFLGERGLTDCDFTTRVLDCMFFTSFIAERGPPWRPCDVWDELYNNLSDQLKQEAQDHRLILTHIQELAQQLYTNENPNPQPYVQKILKPPEGAFARIHQPLLPRINPEQVQAIIDEGLAKNNLKVRLSSLRPSQPRIVPMGPHISFVHDTRHLVSNSARRLEVLRNCINCIFENKISDARKTFPAVLRALKSKAARLALCMELSQHVVGNKAMLEHQQFDLVVRLMNCALQDDSSMDEHGVAAALLPLATAFCRKLCTGVIQFAYTCIQEHPVWQNQQFWEDAFYLDVQKDIKRLYLPGENSPPRLINDGILSPISPRDGKEFPFRDRYSIYQIQEPSALEIAAEQMRIWPTIDPEKQKELTASEESTMYSQAIHYANRMVYLLVPLDIGAKTHRQDNIYDDERASNSITNSVASDSGDAESGFEETDPGETGSAVIRMVSRFVDRVCTEGGVSAEHVRCLHQMVPGVVHMHIETLEAIHRESKRLPPIQKPKILTPNMLPGEEVIMDGLRVYLLPDGREESSAGLPKIPPLLPAEGAIFLTNYRIVFKGIPCDPFACEQLVVRAFPVTSLTKEKRVAVQHLAHLDQCLQEGLQLRSCTFQLIKLAFDEEVTPENIETLRKLVHKARYPPHIFHHFAFNGQVLVTQTAHHKGKEKNATLKGFAKKTLLKTARKAGFKPKQSSKRQKYVLPNMNMITNNKYMTSPGRMSLPVTDNNDLSHDDDLSDDFEIPGIVTQPPTDAKTLERLSERSYVRDWYRLGLYSNGPHNNRRNEPFRLSSVNCAYMICRSYPALLIVPSSVSDESIRRFCRLYRHNRIPAVTWRHPRTKALLIRGAGYHGKGVMGMLKAHPASAGNLKATSSETTSSLEQEKYIMALVAATPLSALRQGSAWGMSDSSLSIDSLLLAAEDRNATPEQSRRNPFNKAIGTLSSSGGKGPKNFGRWGSLKDKRHNSQVSLTSVHQRGTVRHSADSDSGTECVHTFQRAALYILGEKAHMKGVKAESAPKTDFIPVEYYDVRHTKAAFKKLMRACVPSSPNVEPDQSFYKLIESSEWLQQLQNLMQLAGAVIDLMDVQGSSVAVCLEEGWDTTATVCSVAQVCLDPHYRTIEGFRTLIEKEWLGFGHRFGHRSNLAANSQTTNFTPTFLQFLDIVHQIQKQFPLAFEFNEYYLKFLVYHSVSCRFRTFLLDCEFDRVECGITAVEDKRGSLTSHHKGVDTGSDDETIYPGGRLAGTNTGCNLGQSIFDYIEKQHARCPLFYNFMYTPNTENMVLRPVSHLPNLDIWQYYLEEELAHGPAYDLEVLQQDSQQEEEAEAADGVVKSNRKVVTQGYDGVSSMVPDQFSHLLEEIHRLETELGHLPQKWKVLWDKLELPNTDSLARHASFSTALVRYHGRLIHKRSTLELLLRGKLASGSTSGNDGSVYAHPHRFERLDSATPTHCDACSGVLWGPVKAGLRCVDCGHVCHDKCADAVPKNCTKYKAVTDNLQTHTLTRSGGDNGSVNSSVTTIQTSSQQYYEQFSSNVAENRTHEGYLYKRGALLKGWKQRWFVLDSIKHQLRYYDAMEDSHCKGYIDLAEVVSVTPAQPMPGPPKKTDDKSFFDLRTNRRTYNFCAGDAATAQEWIEKVQACLQ; encoded by the exons ATGTTGGGCGCTATCACCCCCACGAACCCCCACGAGTATACCGAAATGTCTCGGTTAGCCGACTACTTTGTTGTGGTCGGCTACGACCACGAAAAAGAGa GAGGGGGTATAAGTAATGGAATCATTTTACAAAGGTTTCCAGAAAAGGATTGGCCAGATACACCATTTATAGAAGGAATAGAATGG ttttGTCAACCACAGGGATGGGCTTTATCTACAGAAAGACAAGAACCACGATTTTTTGTATCTATTTTAACTGATATTGATGCAAATCGTCATTATTGTGCTTGTATGTGTTTCAATGAAACAGTGTCTATATTGCCAAGTAAGCCTGTAGATGAAGAAGAAGATCCTGTAGATGGTGATAGTCGTTCCTTGGTTAGAACAATACCCACAATAGCACATCACAGCATTATGTATGCACCTAAATGTCTGGTGCTGGTTTCCAGACTTGATTACATTGAAACTTTCAGA AATTGCCTTGGTATTATATACACAGTATATGTAGAAAATCTCGGAATACCATTAGAAACTTTGGTAGGAAACATATTAGGTTGTATACAAGTACCACCTGCTGGTGGACCACAAGTAAGATTTAGCATTGGTGCAGGTGATCGTCAAGCACTTCAGCCTCCAATTAGTCCTTCCCTTCCAATAACACACAGTAGTGTAAAtcttttatttcaacaactag GAATTCGTAATGTACTAGTATTGTTCTGTGCTGTTATGACAGAACATAAAATACTTTTTCATTCTGCAAGTTATTCACGATTAACTGAAGGATGTCGTGCGCTTACTGCACTAATGTATCCATTTAGATACACGCATGTTTACATTCCTCTTCTACCAGCAGCTTTAGTTGAAGTACTCAGTACACCTACTCCATTTATCATGGGTGTACATAGTTCATTGAAACATGAAGTTGCAGAACTT ATGGATGTAATAGTCGCTGATTTGGATGGAGGTTCTATTATGGTTCCAGATGGAGTAGCACTTCCATTACTTCCAGAACCACTTCTATCACAAACACAAGATGCATTATCTTTAGTATTACAACCAGAATTAGCTTGTGCAGATTATGCTTTTCCACCACTTGCAACAAGAGCTCCTCACTCTCCTATGTTAGATAAAGAATTACGGGCAGTTTTTATGAGAACTTTTGCTCAATTATTGCAAGGATATAGGAGCTGCCTGACATTAATAAGAATTCATCCAAAGCCTGTCATAACATTTCATAAG GCAGCTTTTCTTGGAGAACGTGGCTTAACGGATTGTGACTTTACAACCAGAGTTCTGGATTGCATGTTTTTTACTTCCTTTATTGCAGAAAGGGGACCACCGTGGAGGCCTTGTGATGTGTGGGAcgaattgtataataatttaagTGATCAGTTAAAACAGGAAGCACAAGATCATA GGCTTATTTTAACACATATTCAAGAATTAGCACAACAATTGTACACAAATGAAAATCCAAATCCTCAACCATATGTACAAAAAATTTTAAAACCACCTGAAGGAGCATTTGCTAGGATACATCAGCCGCTTTTACCGCGCATTAATCCAGAACAAGTTCAAGCAATTATAGATGAGGGTCTTGCCAAAAATAATCTTAAAGTTAG ATTATCGTCATTAAGGCCATCACAGCCTCGTATTGTACCTATGGGTCCACATATTTCATTTGTTCATGATACTAGACATTTGGTTAGCAATTCTGCACGTAGACTGGAAGTTCTGCGTAACtgtataaattgtatatttgAGAATAAAATATCTGATGCCCGTAAAACGTTCCCAGCTGTTTTAAGAGCTTTGAAAAGCAAAGCTGCTCGTTTAGCGCTTTGCATGGAATTATCACAGCATGTTGTTGGAAACAAAGCCATGCTAGAACATCAACAATTTGATCTTGTAGTCCGGTTAATGAATTGTGCATTGCAAGATGATTCATCCATGGATGAGCACGGAGTTGCTGCTGCACTTCTTCCCCTTGCTACAGCATTTTGTAGAAAACTTTGCACAGGAGTAATTCAATTTGCTTACACCTGTATTCAAGAACATCCTGTATGGCAAAATCAACAATTTTGGGAAGATGCTTTTTATTTGGACGTTCAAAAAGATATTAAACGTTTATATCTCCCTGGTGAAAATTCTCCACCACGGCTTATAAATGATGGTATCTTAAGTCCTATTAGTCCACGTGATGGCAAGGAATTTCCATTTCGCGATCGGTATTCAATTTATCAAATTCAAGAACCATCGGCTCTTGAAATAGCTGCTGAACAAATGAGGATTTGGCCAACAATAGATCCAGAGAAACAAAAGGAACTTACTGCAAGTGAAGAAAGTACCATGTATAGTCAAGCAATTCATTATGCAAATAGGATGGTTTATTTATTGGTTCCGTTAGATATAGGGGCTAAGACTCATCGtcaagataatatttatgatgatGAAAGAGCAAGTAATAGTATTACAAATAGTGTAGCAAGCGATAGTGGTGATGCAGAGTCTGGTTTTGAAGAAACTGATCCCGGAGAAACTGGTAGTGCTGTTATTCGAATGGTATCACGATTTGTAGATCGTGTTTGTACTGAAGGAGGTGTAAGTGCTGAACATGTTAGATGCCTACATCAAATGGTTCCTGGTGTTGTTCATATGCATATTGAAACTCTTGAAGCTATACATAGAGAAAGCAAAAGATTACCTCCTATTCAGAAACCTAAAATTTTGACACCTAATATGTTACCTGGTGAAGAAGTTATTATGGATGGTTTGCGTGTTTATCTTTTACCAGATGGGAGGGAAGAGAGTTCTGCAGGGTTACCAAAGATACCACCACTCTTACCAGCAGAAGGCGCAATTTTCCTTACTAATTATAGAATTGTATTTAAAGGAATACCTTGTGATCCATTTGCTTGTGAACAATTAGTAGTTCGTGCTTTTCCTGTAACATCTTTAACTAAAGAGAAACGAGTTGCGGTGCAACATTTAGCACATTTAGATCAATGTTTGCAAGAAGGTCTTCAGTTGCGATCATGTACTTTTCAATTGATAAAGTTAGCCTTCGATGAAGAAGTTACACCTGAGAATATTGAGACTTTAAGAAAATTAGTTCATAAAGCTCGGTATCCACCACACATTTTTCATCATTTTGCTTTCAATGGACAAGTATTAGTTACTCAGACTGCACATcacaaaggaaaagaaaagaatgctACTCTTAA AGGGTTTGCTAAGAAAACACTTTTAAAGACTGCACGTAAAGCTGGTTTTAAACCAAAGCAGTCATCTAAAAGACAAAAATACGTCTTGCCAAATATGAACATGATTACTAATAATAAGTACATGACATCACCTGGTCGAATGAGTTTACCAGTTACAGATAATAATGATTTAAGTCATGATGACGATCTTAGTG ATGATTTTGAAATTCCTGGTATTGTAACTCAACCACCAACTGATGCTAAAACCTTAGAACGATTATCGGAACGTAGTTATGTCAGAGATTGGTATCGATTAGGATTGTATTCAAATGGGCCACACAATAATCGTAGAAATGAACCATTTCGATTATCTTCTGTGAATTGTGCCTATATGATTTGCAGAAGTTATCCTGCACTTCTTATAGTTCCCTCATCAGTATCAGATGAAAGTATTCGTAGATTTTGTCGACTTTATAGACATAATAGAATACCTGCTGTCACATGGAGGCACCCAAGAACAAAAGCACTTTTAATTAGAGGTGCTGGTTATCATGGGAAAGGTGTCATGGGTATGCTGAAAGCTCATCCAGCATCTGCTGGTAATTTAAAAG CAACATCATCAGAAACCACATCATCTTTAGagcaagaaaaatatattatggCTCTTGTAGCTGCTACTCCGTTATCTGCGCTAAGACAAGGTTCTGCATGGGGAATGTCTGATAGTTCTCTTAGTATTGATTCTTTATTGTTAGCTGCTGAAGATCGCAATGCTACACCCGAACAATCACGACGAAATCCATTTAATAAAGCTATTGGAACATTaag TTCATCAGGAGGTAAAGGACCTAAGAATTTTGGTCGTTGGGGTTCATTAAAAGATAAGAGACATAATTCCCAAGTTTCTTTAACTTCAGTTCATCAACGTGGAACTGTTAGACATTCTGCAGATTCAGACAGTGGTACTGAATGCGTTCATACTTTCCAACGTGCTGCATTATATATTCTTGGTGAAAAAGCTCATATGAAA GGTGTTAAAGCGGAATCAGCACCAAAAACAGactttattccagtggaatattACGATGTAAGACATACCAAAGCTGCATTTAAGAAACTTATGCGAGCATGTGTTCCTAGCTCTCCAAATGTAGAACCTGACCAAAGTTTTTATAA attaattgaaagttcAGAATGGTTACAACAACTTCAAAATTTAATGCAATTAGCTGGTGCTGTAATAGATTTAATGGATGTTCAAGGCTCATCAGTAGCTGTTTGTTTAGAGGAAGGTTGGGATACCACAGCAACAGTGTGTTCTGTTGCTCAAGTATGTCTTGACCCACACTATAGAACTATCGAGGGTTTTCGAACTTTAATCGAGAAGGAATGGCTCGGATTCGGACATAGATTTGGCCACAGAAGTAATCTTGCAGCAAATTCTCAAACAACAAATTTTACGCCCacttttcttcaatttcttgATATAGTGCATCAAATTCAAAAGCAATTTCCATTAGCATTTGAATTCAACGAATATTACCTAAAATTCTTAGTATATCATTCGGTTTCTTGCCGTTTTCGTACATTTTTATTGGACTGCGAATTCGATAGAGTGGAATGTGGCATTACTGCTGTTGAAGACAAAAGGGGATCATTGACAAGTCATCATAAAGGTGTAGATACAGGTAGTGATGACGAAACAATTTATCCTGGAGGTAGATTAGCAGGGACAAATACAGGATGCAATCTCGGTCAAAGCATATTTGATTACATCGAAAAACAACACGCACGGTGTCCcttgttttataatttcatgTATACTCCCAATACTGAAAACATGGTATTAAGACCCGTATCGCATTTGCCAAATCTTGATATTTGGCAATATTATTTAGAAGAAGAACTGGCTCATGGACCTGCATATGACTTAGAAGTATTACAACAAGATTCCcaacaagaagaagaagcagaagctGCTGATGGTGTAGTTAAAAGTAATCGCAAAGTAGTTACACAAGG GTATGATGGTGTAAGTTCAATGGTACCCGATCAATTTTCTCATCTTTTAGAAGAGATACATAGATTAGAAACTGAATTGGGTCATTTACCTCAAAAATGGAAAGTTCTTTGGGACAAACTTGAACTGCCAAATACAGATTCACTTGCT aGACACGCATCATTTAGCACTGCATTAGTCAGATATCACGGTCGGTTGATTCATAAACGTTCTACATTAGAACTACTTTTAAGAGGCAAACTTGCTAGTGGAAGTACTTCTGGAAATGATGGTTCCGTTTATGCACATCCCCATAG GTTTGAACGATTAGATTCAGCTACACCAACTCACTGTGATGCTTGTTCTGGCGTATTGTGGGGGCCAGTAAAAGCTGGTTTACGATGTGTAGACTGTGGCCATGTATGTCATGACAAGTGTGCTGATGCAGTAccaaaaaattgtacaaaatataagGCAGTAACTGATAATTTACAAACACATACACTTACGCGAAGTGGTGGTGATAATGGAAGCGTAAATTCAA GTGTTACTACAATACAAACCTCTTCACAACAATATTACGAACAATTCTCTAGTAATGTTGCTGAAAATAGAACTCATGAAGGTTACCTTTATAAACGAGGTGCTTTGCTTAAAGGCTGGAAACAGAGGTGGTTCGTATTAGATTCTATAAAACATCAACTAAGGTATTATGATGCCATGGAAGATTCTCATTGTAAAGGATATATAG aTCTAGCTGAAGTAGTTTCTGTAACTCCAGCTCAACCAATGCCAGGGCCACCAAAGAAAACAGATGATAAATCATTCTTTGAT CTTCGTACAAACAGACGAACATATAACTTTTGTGCTGGCGACGCAGCAACTGCGCAAGAATGGATCGAGAAAGTCCAAGCGTGCTTACAATAG